The Naumovozyma dairenensis CBS 421 chromosome 1, complete genome genomic interval tttatttcttgaatttgtGACGTGGACAGGTGTCAGATCACGTGCTCCAATTTGGATGTTTTGTATGTTATAGTTATGTAAATAAACTGTATAATATGTTGTTAGATATGTAAATCAATATATAGTTGTGAATCAAGTAATTGAATGATAGATACAGTCCAACTCCACTATTGGAAGCACATCATTACCAGGGTCCTCTCGTTTGCATTATCCATTATATACCGGTCTGTTATCCAAAAAATTCCGTCTCGAGAACAAGTACAGCATGAATTTAGTAGGCCAagatactactactaccaccaccaacaacaacaacaacaacacgGAAAAGTTAGGTTCTCCATCCAAACTAGCACCACATCATGGCTTATTCATGACCAATTTAGAATATTCTCCTTCCTCCAGGTCAACACTACTGGGACACAACACATCACCTTCTGCGTCATCATTCTCACCGCCATCGTCTTCCGCAACATTTGGCGTGAATCGATCcatttcaatgaataatatcaacattaataataagaataatcCCATGATGGTCAAAGATGAATCTGATCGTGTTATAGAGACATTAAGGGAGCAAGTGGATACTTTAACTGCTAGTAACTTACAATTGAGCTTACAAAGTGAGAAccttttgaagaaattggagAATGCTAATGAATTTGAGAATTCgttaattaatgatattaattcaatgagattaaataatgaaaatttgaatgcACAATTTGAGAACGTTAATGCGGGgttgaaagagaaagaatCGAAACTGAATGAGTTGAAAAATAGTTTGAGAACGGAGTTGGATAATGAGAAAGTGTTGAATAGGAAGATTGACagttttgaagaaaagcaaaggaaattgatgaatacTTTGAAGAGAGTTAGGTGTCAATATGAATCTTTGATGGAATCTCAAAGTTTTTATAAGGAACATTATTCAATGGAACTTTtgaatttacaaaatgtCTTgcaagatttgaaaattaatgatattgaaattgtcGATTTAATTGACTCTTGTAATATCGATGGAGATACCGCTGATGGGAGAAGTAATTCGAACGAAGAAAtgattaaaaaaatagaagCTGATCTAatagatattgaaaaaagtgACACTGATTACTTAGAATCATTCAAAATTCAAACAAAGGAAATATTATCAGATATAGATTTACCTCATTGGTCAAATCTTTACCAAGAAAGTAAAATTCGTCTGTTACAatacaaagaagaaatgaagaaaatggagACCACCTTGGAATCAAGACTAGGAgatacaacaacaacaacaacaacaacaacaacaaaagatgatgaaaagaaaactgCAGCCAGAAATGAAagtttaaagaaattggaaagtGGACAAGACGACAGCAAAACTAGTCACGATACTACTATCCcacaagaaaatgaagatacAACGTCGCAATTAAAGATGCGtaaattaagaaaaaacaGTGCGAACAGTTCTAATTCCTCTTCTGTCAATAGTAGGAAACGAAATAGTTTTTATGGTGCTTCATCGCCAATCTTAACTCCAAATGCATCATCTAGTCGCataccatcatcatcatcatcatcatcatcgcTGAGCCCAGCATTGCCTGGTGTGATGAGGAAGCCATCATTAAGGAAACCAAGCCCGCATAccaatagtaataatagtaatagtaacCATACTGCTTCTAATGGACCTCGGCGATGATTATTGTGGTGAATATTCTAGAGACAGATTTTCCTTCTGTTATTTACAGAAATACTTTGATATAGACAATACACAACCTCATACACATACacatacatatatgtattttataatatatatattatccCCACTCTCCATAATGACCACATACCAATCATTCTCCAGCAGCTCAGAACACATATGAGATTTTGTatctttgtaatttatatattatttattgtcTTCGGAGTTCCCTTTTTCTGGGCTGCACGtattaaaataaaaaaaatacggggaacaataacaatgaaGATATGCAATGCAAAGGGAACAGAACAAGATTTCTTTGCGCaaagaatattgaaataaCAAATTTCAATGAGGCAATTACGTCTAGTGGAGCTAGAGAAAAAGACCAGAACAGTTTGagatatttttgaaaaaccCATATATATGAATCATCTGCAATGAACGAACACGAAACGATAATATCCTCATACTTATATCCGATTCATGTACCGACACATTCCCATGATTCAGCCAAATCTAAGAAAAGTAGGCTCACACATCTTACTCATCATCCATACACTAAGAAATTCGAATATTGGTGTGTATTAAGGCGGAATCAATTCAGTTATTATAAAGGTGCTGATGAAAGGGAGGCTGTTTTTGTCATACCGAGAAATCATCTCTTAAATTATAAGATATTTTGGgaaaaattggaattgaGTTTGTATACTGTTGATACGACTTTGACATTCAAGTTTCCTGATCGTAATGTTGGTAAGAAATGGGATGTTGCATGGAAGGAATTCTTTAAGGATATCGTTCCGAGCAAAGTATCAATGGAGAGGCAGGAGGAATGGAATACGGGCCAAGAAAATCTTGCTTctatttcatcatcatcatcttcttctgaCGATACTGTCGACACACATATTGATGgagaagaaagagaagaaatCGATCAGCAACGAAAATGTTGCGTAAAAAAAAGCAAGGAAGAATGTGAAAAAGTGACACCTGAAGATGATACGTTATTTTATAAGACATTTGATCCTAGGTTAAAAGAACATATAATACAAAAAGGTATATTGAATGTGAAGACAAAGAAGGCCGTTCGTGTTCAGGTGGCGCCTGTTAGGTTTCATTCAAACAAGTGGAAAAGATTCAAGGTTGAATTAAGTAATAGgtatttgaagatatattCGGTGAAAAGTGGTAAACTAAAGAAGAATgttgatttaaataatgttATTGATTCTGTGGaacttaataataataataaggatGAAACAAATTATGTATTGGACACATGTTTTGCTGTAATTacaattaatgaaagaataaaattcaaggcaaataatgaaaaagagATGATCGACTGGATTATCTCGCTCAAGAGCGGCATATTAATcaggaagaaaattatgGATTCATAGGAATATAGGTATATAAAATGTTCTTTGTTCTCTGTTAGTGTAAATGTGTGACACTTATTAAATTTTGCATATAAAAATGTAAAAGCCGAGAAATTTTAATagggaaagaaaaataaaatatataaaagtgaaaaaacTGTTTCATACTTTTAACACTTGAATTTAGTACTTTTAACAAAGGAACACCTCCCTGTGGATAACCCAAATCAACCATTCCAAGCTACCCTTATCGGCTATCCCTATCCTTCTAATGTCTGTTTCAGTTTTACCATCCCGTGATTCTACTGCTCCaaagcaacaacaacaagtGCCTGTTCCACCAACCGGTGGGAGAAGGGGTCCGAATTTAAACATCGTCCTTACATGCCCTGAATGTAAAGTCTATCCACCGAAGATTGTGGAAAGATTCAGTGAAGGTGACGTTGTTTGTGCTTTGTGTGGTCTTGTTCTTTCTGACAAATTAGTGGACACCAGATCAGAATGGCGTACATTTTCCAACGACGATCAAAATGGTGATGATCCTTCCCGTGTAGGTGAAGCTTCAAACCCACTTTTGGATGGGAATAATTTGTCAACTAGGATAGGACAAGGTGAAGGGACTGATATGAGGTTTACTAAGGAATTAAATAGAGCTCAGGGGAAAAATATTGTAGATAAGAAGGATAACGAGGTACAAGCTGCATTTGCAAAGATGACTATGCTTTGTGACGCAGCCGAGTTACCGAAAATTGTTAAAGATTGTGCTAAAGAGGCTTATAAGTTATGTCATGATGAGAAATCTTTGAAGGGGAAATCCTCAGAGAGTATAATGGCTGCAAGTATATTGATCGGTTGTCGACGTGCTGAAGTGGCAAGAacttttaaagaaattcaatCTATCATTCATGTCAAAACTAAAGAATTTGGGAAAACTTTAGGTATAATGAAAGGGATATTAAGAGAGAAAAGTTCTGATGGGTTTATTAAGATCAATACGGATAATATGAGTGGTGCACAAAACTTAACTTATATACCAAGATTTTGTTCTCACTTGGGTCTACCTATGCAAGTTACTACTGCAGCAGAATATACTGCAAAGAAatgtaaagaaattgaagaaattgctGGGAAATCACCAATCACTATTGCTGTTGTTTccatttatttgaatatcttattatttaaaatacCCGTTTCAGCGGCTAAAGTGGGTCAGATTCTGCAAGTGACTGAAGGGACGATTAAATCTGGGTACAAAATTTTGTATGAACATAGAGACATTGCTGTTGATCCTCAGTTGATTGCCAATGGAACTGTTTCTATGGATAATTTACCAAGGTTAGATAAGGATAGAGGTGCAAAGGCAGCGGCTGCATCGTCatcagcagcagcagcagcatCAGCAGCAGCTTCtaataagaaaaaggaaaccGCTGTCAAGAAAGAAGATGGTGTTGTGAAAACTGAAAAGTAATCACATTTTGGCAAAACCGCAAAAACGAAcagaaaaaatttattgcTTCCTATATGCCTTTTTGCGAAGTAGTCCTGTCGTGCTCTTTTCTATTCACTAatccttttttttgttatgGCTTGAGttttaatatatacatatgtaTGATGGGTTATAGATGGTTGTTTATGGACGTTAGCAAATAATCTAagctattttttttatctaGTTGTTTCTACGGTCACATTACATATGCAAATAGTGTAATGTTTAGACATTTTAGTGACTATTAGTTGGATTATGGGAAAGATAACCAGTGAATTTATAACtatataatgaaatgaaCGCGGTTACATTACAttatatcatattatactatattatttaatttaaatttttatattatacaaaAGGACAAAGAAACTTTATTGTTACAGACTTACATACCTCCCATACCGAATTGTTTAGCCATTTCTTGCATACCTGGGTCTTgcatcattttcatcatctcaTTCATATCTGGCATACCACCAGCTCCTCCCATACCAGGCATACCACCTGCACCGCCAAAcatattcatcatatttttcattagattTGGATTTTGACTCAATTTCTGTTGAGCTTGTTGCATTAATTGCGGAGTCATCTTAGGCATACCTGGAATATTAGGCATATTGGGCATCCCGGGCATTCTTGGCATACCACCTGGTTGTCCACTGGCACCAGCGGCAGCACCACCTATATTTTGAGCCATATTTGCCATCATTCTTTGTTGCATTAAAATCATTTCCACTTCCAGGACAGATGTACCTGAACCTCTTGCAACTCTAACCATTCTACTTGGTTGTTCAATAAACATTCTACCATCactttctaattcttctttagtCATGGAATCAAATACATaaaccatttttttcatcttttgtGAAGTTTCCTCTTCACCAACTTGACTCATCATATTACTCATCCCAGGGATCATTTGTgcaatatttgaaattggtcccattttcatcattgttTGCATTTGCTTTTTGAAATCCAAGAGCGTGAATTTCCccttttgaatattttccatTGTTGCTTGAgtatcttctttatttgaaaCAGTTTGTAATTGTTCAAATAAACTTTCAATATCACCTATTCCTAATAATTTCGATACAAAAGATTTAGGtgagaatttttcaaaatcgTGGATATGTTCACCTGTACCAATGAATATAATTGGAGTATGAGTTGCTGCTACTGCAGAAATAGCACCACCACCTTTAGCATGACCGTCCATTTTAGTTAAGATTATTGCCCCAAAATCTGAAGAATCTTTAAATGCCTTCGATTGTTGTTCTGCAGCTTGACCAATGGATGCATCTAGAACCATAATAGTTTGATTAGGTTTCACCACATTGGAgatttgaatcatttcttgaaacaattcttcttcttgacGATGTCTTCCCGAGGTATCCACGATAATAATTTCgaatttttcctttttaaaTTTCGTTATACCTTCTTCAACAACTTTAACAGGATCAGTTTCAGTGTATGACCCATAGAAAGGTATTCTTGCCTTAATAGCATTCTGTTTCAATTGATCGAAGGCACCAGCACGGAAAGTATCAGCACAAACAAGTCCTACTTTAAAACCTCtcttttgataatatacAGCTAATTTAGTACATGAAGTGGTTTTACCTGACCCTTGCAACCCAACAAACATGATCacatttgatttcttcttctttggaGTGAATGGTTCTTTTACTTCGCAATCTACTAAATTACAAAGTTCATCAAAGACAGTCTTTTGGATTAATTTCTTTGTCTGTCCATTACTGACTGATCTATTAGCAGCATTATTttctgataataatttggatttaATATTGCTTCTAACTTTGGAAACTAAGGCAATGTTCACATCGGATTCTAAGAGAGCAGTGACGATACCTTTCAACATGGAATCCACGGTGGTGGTATAGTCATCCTCTGTGTTAGATAGGGCATTGTTGACAGCCCCGTTGATTCGTTTACCCAAATCAGCTAACACCATTCTGTTGTTTGCTTGCTTGTTTGCTTGCTTGATAATAAACTGTGGGACCTAGACTGTTTAATAAGTGTGCTTCCCGATAGTTTTTTCTCGTCACTTGTCGTAGGAGTAGTTGACAATGCTACTTGCTCCAGACACTTGTTCAACTGCATCCTCTTCTCAACCTTatcatatattcattttgttacaatttcattttctgtcAATTTTACTCATGTAACCCTAGGGTACTGTTGGGTGGAAAAAGGGACCAACCCTTTACATATGAAAACAAGCCCTAACATTACTGGGCGGCTAAGTTTTTATTACCCTTTTCGGACATTATATGGACTAGGACAAGTTATAGACAAATTTAATCTATAACAAgtgcatatatatatatatatacgtgTATTCAAATAACCAAGGCATTACAGTGGtccaattttcttttcattctGTTTGGTTTTGTTACTCAAGGGCAAGTTTTATACCCTTGCGTTAATAAAATCCCCCTGTTGGGATGGATTTCTTTTAGGAGCCTCATAAtgattatttctttatttatcCCTGTTATGGATACATTCTATTCAATTCTAATATACAGGCTTCTATTGTCAAGCAAGATCCCCCTCTGATTGATTGAAGTCTTTAAAAATATGCTATGCAGACAAGTGCCTTGCGAGTGTAACAAACCCGTCAGTATCATTTCGGATCTATCTTGGGACGAAGAAGGGACAGTTCCGATTGGATTTATATCAGAAGAGCAACTTGGAAATAAGGATGATTTGCTAAAAGATTGTTAAGAAGCTTTGCTTATTTGAAAGTATGGTAACAATAGCATAATATACCAAGGCCAATTTAATGCCCTTTAACCGCAGTAATAAGCGATAACGCGAAGTTACACTACATACGTAAGTATACgcataataataatgtttaGACAAGGGCAGCATGAAGGGAATCACCCCATGATGACACCGCTTATTGACATGAATGACCAAGAGATAGAGAGGTACTAATATGTTGAAATATATCACAATTTTTGATCCCACAAGAAGcacaaatgaaaatgatactttcaaagaattattacTATATTATCAATTCGGTAATGCGAAGGGTAATGAAGGGATAACTGATAACGAAAAATTATCACAAATTGGTATCATTCAAGCTGTTTGGTCATTGACTCAATCGTTTGGTGGGAGTTCAAATGATGAAGTGGAAAAGATTATTGAGTTGGAAAACAACGATTCCATTCTTGTAATTAAAGTCGAGGGGAAATTCTTTATCTGTCTTTGTATTGAAGGGTCTCGTGATAACACTGACGATACAAATAGAAGAAGGAATATTATACCgaatcaattttatttaggTTATCTTTGGTTATGTTATAAGATATTTGTGATGCAATATGATGAGTTTGCAAACTTTCacgataatgataatgcGAATGAGAATAACGGTAATACAATTAGAAAACTTTGTGGATTACTCAATGAACATTTTGTTATATTCTGGaacaatatttatttgaaaccTGAAACTATTTGGAAAAGAGgatttgaatcattatgGCCAAAGCATTTTAAAAACGCTGAATTTATTTCAACTTCTACTCAGAATGaatcatcaacatcaacatcTGCACCGAATTGGGAATCTATGATAACTCAAAATATCTTACTGGAGAAAAATGGTTATTTGGGCATTAAGGATATTTTAGTATATCATTTACCATCTCAAAACAGTACATCtaaaaatcaattgaaattaggTAATAAAACTTATGGATTAATAAGTAATTTTACCACAGAGTTTGAAATGTTACCGGATTTTTCTAATTGGTTGTATTATTTGCATTCAGTTTATGATGAGTTATCTAGTCATGTACTAGCAGGAAACGCTCATTATAAAGAATTACCCCCGATAGAAGGTATTCATTCGCAACACCGAGGGGTAGACAACGAcgaagataataataataataccgCTCCCAATCCAAGCTCAAACCTCACTAATATATCTTCATTCTCCAATAAACTATTCCATAACTTGACACTCCCCATATCATTTGCATTAGATACAGTTCAAGAAATTGGATCAACCATTGGGATATCAAATAGTGTTTCCATGTATAAAGATTATATACCTAGTTGGTCGTCAAAttcgaataataatattagtaCAACTACAAATGATGAGAATGAAATTGCCAAGAATTCAAGGTATGGATTTTTAATTTCCCCATTATGTTCAGATAAATTACCACTAAACTATAAAAGATTacaattaaaattaaaatactCCAATGAAATTGCAAAGTTATACAATTGTCTATTTTGGTATatgaatgatattttaatagtaataatttGTGATActagttttgaaaaaatttgggatcatgaatatttaaaagatttaagttttaaattattacaaagtATGGAAAATTTCCATAATGAGTACATATTAAACGcaacttcatcatcatcatcattatcatcatcggCAGTGGAATCATTTGCTTATACTGTTGTACAGAAaaaatctttgaatattaaatcTTCTATACCGAGGTGCAGTGGTAGTAGAATGATGATGGATTCAATGAGAGAAAATGACTCCCCTTTGATGTTAGtcattcaagaaattgatcAAATCTTTAATACAACAAATCCTGATTCTCGTGGAGctagtaataatagtagtagtggTAATAAATGGGGGCTGGATATTATGGGAggattattcaaatttcatTCCAAAGATACCAACAATATTAATACAATCACAGAGGCTTCGGAAGAAGGAGAGAATAATCAAATATCAAAGGGGCAAAAAAGATTGTATCGGaattttcttgataatatatCAGAAGATAAGTTATGGGAATtacatttgaaaattactgattttttaaatatgataaaaaattcaCAAAAGAAATCAGGTATTGTAGAAGAAAGATTGTTACGTTTGGGTAATGGATTATTATGTTATATTAGAGATGATCATGATAGATTagtcattatcattagtaaCTGGTTCGAAATGGATGAAAAACGAACGAGATTATTTACTCGAGGTGATAGTGATGAAGATACTTTGTTGAGAAGTTTAGGTAAAGATGTCATGGAATGGTGGGATGCAACGACAACGTAGCTGCATTacacacatatatattcattagaTATGCAGAAGAggatgaaaaaaaaatagatatGTTAAAAATACAAGGTGAATCATAGTGAAGAAGggtatataatatataatatataatatataatatatgaatatatataaataatttttttggtattgCATACTAgggttttttttttttggtaaatGGTTTTCTTTTTGCTCTAtctaaaaatttgaagttAGGTTTTTATAACCCGTATCTTCCCAGGAAGAAAGTAATAACTTGAAATTATGTGTAGTATGTACAGTAATGGACTCTACATATATCTAGAGGTTCAAATTTATCGGTATTAGTTTTGTAGCGTTCTTtcgtatttttttttttaggAGAGCCATGGCATAGACAATGGGAccttttttatatattactcGTACGAACTCTTCAAATTGGGAAAGTATATATTGGAATATGAAATAGTGAAATtactttttcttgttctcTAAAAAAGGAATCGCTTTCAAtgcaaaaaataaatatgcGGGAAAATGGGAAAGAGTTTGGTATGTGTACGCGGGACTGATTCATTAAACTTTACGataaaatttgaatttatcaaaagaaTGATCTAATTCatgattttcaatttctctcaattcattttcaaaactaaTTATCTTTGGATTTTTAAGCTTATCCTTACCACGTTTCCAAATAAATTTgtaaatcaaataaattcccAAATCTACGAAGACCATTAAATaacaaaataagaaatctTGTTTATTCCATAAGGATTTATAAAACACGGAATAACCTTGAACGAATATCATAATTATCACTGATACTAGTCCCACAATGACAGTATATGGTTGACCCCAAGATTTAAATGGTAGATGAGGTAAATCATCCTTTTGTAAAAGGTAAGCTCTTCTAAAGAACAAATAAGTGATACAAATACATGcgaaattgattaattgtGATGTggtaatgatattaattaaCCAATTTAGAACGACTGCACTGtttgaattcaattgtAACAAACTAATGAAACCCCAAGCTACACTTATCCCGACAGCATATATGGGGACACCTTGTTTATTACATCTAGTAAAAATCTTGGGAGCATATCCATCCATTGCCATCCCATAAAGTGTTCTTGAAGAGCAATAAGTATATGCGTTCCCGGAGGAGAATGCCGCAGTAATCAAGATGACATTAACTATATCTGGTAAGATTTGAATTCCCATATTATTCATGGCAATAACATATGGAGATGAACCAGCACCTGGTCTTGCCTCGTTGATAGCTGCGGTTAAAGCGGGATCATTAGCAGAACATAATATCCCCACACATAAACAACTACCTAAGAATAAAATAGTCAATCTAATAAACACTTGTTTAAACGCAATGGGCAGGACTTTCCTTGGAATTTTAATTTCACCAGCCAACATGGAAATATATTCACCTCCAGCAATACTGAATGAAGCTTGAATCAAACATGTTAAAAACCCTTGGAAATATCCAGCGGAATGTC includes:
- the OPY1 gene encoding Opy1p (similar to Saccharomyces cerevisiae OPY1 (YBR129C); ancestral locus Anc_3.392) gives rise to the protein MNEHETIISSYLYPIHVPTHSHDSAKSKKSRLTHLTHHPYTKKFEYWCVLRRNQFSYYKGADEREAVFVIPRNHLLNYKIFWEKLELSLYTVDTTLTFKFPDRNVGKKWDVAWKEFFKDIVPSKVSMERQEEWNTGQENLASISSSSSSSDDTVDTHIDGEEREEIDQQRKCCVKKSKEECEKVTPEDDTLFYKTFDPRLKEHIIQKGILNVKTKKAVRVQVAPVRFHSNKWKRFKVELSNRYLKIYSVKSGKLKKNVDLNNVIDSVELNNNNKDETNYVLDTCFAVITINERIKFKANNEKEMIDWIISLKSGILIRKKIMDS
- the AGP2 gene encoding Agp2p (similar to Saccharomyces cerevisiae AGP2 (YBR132C); ancestral locus Anc_3.397), yielding MSKDLTKIKLKSLPDDKLITTRIPTHPTTTTTTTTTTTTLWSEGESENTSICLSSSNDEDNDSRTNLLYSTSTQRKLLNRHVQLIAISGVIGTVLFVAIGKPLYRGGAAFLLLGFAIWCIPILCITVSTAEMVCFMPVSSPFLRLTKKCVDDSLAMMASWNFWFLECVQIPFEIVTVNTIIHYWRDDYSPAIPLIVQIILYVLISFCAVKYYGETEFWMASLKIIMAMGLFLFTFITMLGGNPKRDRFGFRYFGETPFKMYFPNGDVSQGHSAGYFQGFLTCLIQASFSIAGGEYISMLAGEIKIPRKVLPIAFKQVFIRLTILFLGSCLCVGILCSANDPALTAAINEARPGAGSSPYVIAMNNMGIQILPDIVNVILITAAFSSGNAYTYCSSRTLYGMAMDGYAPKIFTRCNKQGVPIYAVGISVAWGFISLLQLNSNSAVVLNWLINIITTSQLINFACICITYLFFRRAYLLQKDDLPHLPFKSWGQPYTVIVGLVSVIIMIFVQGYSVFYKSLWNKQDFLFCYLMVFVDLGIYLIYKFIWKRGKDKLKNPKIISFENELREIENHELDHSFDKFKFYRKV
- the SHE3 gene encoding She3p (similar to Saccharomyces cerevisiae SHE3 (YBR130C); ancestral locus Anc_3.393), which codes for MNLVGQDTTTTTTNNNNNNTEKLGSPSKLAPHHGLFMTNLEYSPSSRSTLLGHNTSPSASSFSPPSSSATFGVNRSISMNNININNKNNPMMVKDESDRVIETLREQVDTLTASNLQLSLQSENLLKKLENANEFENSLINDINSMRLNNENLNAQFENVNAGLKEKESKLNELKNSLRTELDNEKVLNRKIDSFEEKQRKLMNTLKRVRCQYESLMESQSFYKEHYSMELLNLQNVLQDLKINDIEIVDLIDSCNIDGDTADGRSNSNEEMIKKIEADLIDIEKSDTDYLESFKIQTKEILSDIDLPHWSNLYQESKIRLLQYKEEMKKMETTLESRLGDTTTTTTTTTTKDDEKKTAARNESLKKLESGQDDSKTSHDTTIPQENEDTTSQLKMRKLRKNSANSSNSSSVNSRKRNSFYGASSPILTPNASSSRIPSSSSSSSSLSPALPGVMRKPSLRKPSPHTNSNNSNSNHTASNGPRR
- the CCZ1 gene encoding Ccz1p (similar to Saccharomyces cerevisiae CCZ1 (YBR131W); ancestral locus Anc_3.396), which produces MLKYITIFDPTRSTNENDTFKELLLYYQFGNAKGNEGITDNEKLSQIGIIQAVWSLTQSFGGSSNDEVEKIIELENNDSILVIKVEGKFFICLCIEGSRDNTDDTNRRRNIIPNQFYLGYLWLCYKIFVMQYDEFANFHDNDNANENNGNTIRKLCGLLNEHFVIFWNNIYLKPETIWKRGFESLWPKHFKNAEFISTSTQNESSTSTSAPNWESMITQNILLEKNGYLGIKDILVYHLPSQNSTSKNQLKLGNKTYGLISNFTTEFEMLPDFSNWLYYLHSVYDELSSHVLAGNAHYKELPPIEGIHSQHRGVDNDEDNNNNTAPNPSSNLTNISSFSNKLFHNLTLPISFALDTVQEIGSTIGISNSVSMYKDYIPSWSSNSNNNISTTTNDENEIAKNSRYGFLISPLCSDKLPLNYKRLQLKLKYSNEIAKLYNCLFWYMNDILIVIICDTSFEKIWDHEYLKDLSFKLLQSMENFHNEYILNATSSSSSLSSSAVESFAYTVVQKKSLNIKSSIPRCSGSRMMMDSMRENDSPLMLVIQEIDQIFNTTNPDSRGASNNSSSGNKWGLDIMGGLFKFHSKDTNNINTITEASEEGENNQISKGQKRLYRNFLDNISEDKLWELHLKITDFLNMIKNSQKKSGIVEERLLRLGNGLLCYIRDDHDRLVIIISNWFEMDEKRTRLFTRGDSDEDTLLRSLGKDVMEWWDATTT
- the SRP54 gene encoding RNA-binding signal recognition particle subunit SRP54 (similar to Saccharomyces cerevisiae SRP54 (YPR088C); ancestral locus Anc_3.395) is translated as MVLADLGKRINGAVNNALSNTEDDYTTTVDSMLKGIVTALLESDVNIALVSKVRSNIKSKLLSENNAANRSVSNGQTKKLIQKTVFDELCNLVDCEVKEPFTPKKKKSNVIMFVGLQGSGKTTSCTKLAVYYQKRGFKVGLVCADTFRAGAFDQLKQNAIKARIPFYGSYTETDPVKVVEEGITKFKKEKFEIIIVDTSGRHRQEEELFQEMIQISNVVKPNQTIMVLDASIGQAAEQQSKAFKDSSDFGAIILTKMDGHAKGGGAISAVAATHTPIIFIGTGEHIHDFEKFSPKSFVSKLLGIGDIESLFEQLQTVSNKEDTQATMENIQKGKFTLLDFKKQMQTMMKMGPISNIAQMIPGMSNMMSQVGEEETSQKMKKMVYVFDSMTKEELESDGRMFIEQPSRMVRVARGSGTSVLEVEMILMQQRMMANMAQNIGGAAAGASGQPGGMPRMPGMPNMPNIPGMPKMTPQLMQQAQQKLSQNPNLMKNMMNMFGGAGGMPGMGGAGGMPDMNEMMKMMQDPGMQEMAKQFGMGGM
- the SUA7 gene encoding transcription factor TFIIB (similar to Saccharomyces cerevisiae SUA7 (YPR086W); ancestral locus Anc_3.394), producing MSVSVLPSRDSTAPKQQQQVPVPPTGGRRGPNLNIVLTCPECKVYPPKIVERFSEGDVVCALCGLVLSDKLVDTRSEWRTFSNDDQNGDDPSRVGEASNPLLDGNNLSTRIGQGEGTDMRFTKELNRAQGKNIVDKKDNEVQAAFAKMTMLCDAAELPKIVKDCAKEAYKLCHDEKSLKGKSSESIMAASILIGCRRAEVARTFKEIQSIIHVKTKEFGKTLGIMKGILREKSSDGFIKINTDNMSGAQNLTYIPRFCSHLGLPMQVTTAAEYTAKKCKEIEEIAGKSPITIAVVSIYLNILLFKIPVSAAKVGQILQVTEGTIKSGYKILYEHRDIAVDPQLIANGTVSMDNLPRLDKDRGAKAAAASSSAAAAASAAASNKKKETAVKKEDGVVKTEK